One window from the genome of Oryctolagus cuniculus chromosome 1, mOryCun1.1, whole genome shotgun sequence encodes:
- the TRPT1 gene encoding tRNA 2'-phosphotransferase 1 — MNSGGRRQEATAPKGRRAHRPREQDRDVQLSKALSYALRHGALKLGLPMGPDGFVPLGALLQLPQFRGFSAEDVQRVVDASEKQRFALQPGDPSTGPLIRANQGHSLQVPELELRPLETPQALPQTLVHGTFRKHWPSILLQGLSCRGRTHIHLAPGLPGDPGVISGMRPHCEVAVFIDGPLALADGIRFFRSANGVILTPGNAHGFLPPKYFKEALQLRPTRKPLSLAEDKQMAGQSPEHSPRRSRMSQQ; from the exons ATGAACTctggaggaaggaggcaggaggcaaCAGCGCCCAAGGGTAGAAGGGCTCACAGACCCCGGGAACAG GACCGAGATGTGCAGCTGTCCAAGGCTCTGTCCTATGCCCTGCGCCACGGTGCCTTGAAGCTGGGGCTTCCCATGGGGCCTG ATGGCTTCGTGCCGCTGGGCGCCCTCCTGCAGCTGCCACAGTTCCGCGGCTTCTCAGCAGAAGACGTGCAGCGCGTGGTGGACGCCAGTGAGAAGCAGCGCTTTGCCCTGCAGCCGGGGGACCCCAGCACCGGCCCTCTCATCCGGGCCAATCAGGGCCACTCCCTGCAG GTGCCGGAGTTGGAGCTGAGGCCTCTGGAGACACCACAGGCCCTGCCGCAGACGCTGGTCCATGGTACTTTCCGGAAGCACTGGCCGTCCATCCTGCTCCAGGGCCTGTCCTGCCGAGGAAGGACGCACATCCACCTGGCCCCGGGACTGCCGGGGGACCCCGGCGTCATCAGTG GCATGCGGCCCCACTGCGAAGTGGCCGTGTTCATCGACGGGCCGCTAGCTCTGGCAG ATGGGATCCGCTTCTTCCGCTCGGCCAACGGAGTGATCCTGACCCCGGGGAACGCCCACGGCTTCCTGCCGCCCAAGTACTTCAAGGAGGCACTACAGCTCCGCCCCACCC GAAAGCCCCTCTCCTTGGCTGAGGACAAGCAGATGGCGGGTCAGAGCCCTGAGCACAGCCCCAGACGAAGCAGGATGAGccaacaataa
- the FERMT3 gene encoding fermitin family homolog 3, translated as MAGMQTASGDYIDSSWELRVFVGEEDPEAEAVTLRVTGESHIGGVLLKIVEQINRKQDWSDHALWWEQKRQWLLQTHWTLDKYGVLADARLFFGPQHRPVLLRLPNRRALRLRTSFSQPLFQAVAAICRLLSIRHPEELSLLRAPERKEKKKKEKEPEEEVHDLTRVVLAGGVAPARFRGMPAHFSDSAQTEACYHMLSRPQPPPDPLLLQRLPRPGSLADKTQLHSRWLDSSRCLMQQGIKAGDTLWLRFKYYSFFDLDPKTDPVRLTQLYEQARWDLLLEEIDCTEEEMMVFAALQYHINKLSQSGEAGEASGADPGLDDLDAALSNLEVKLEGSAPADVLDSLTAIPELKDHLRIFRPRKLTLKGYRQHWVVFKETTLSYYKSQDEAPGEPVQQLNLKGCEVVPDVNVSGQKFCIKLLVPSPEGMSEIYLRCQDEQQYARWMAGCRLASKGRTMADSSYASEVQAILAFLSLQRSGGGGSGNHPQGPDASAEGLNPYGLVAPRFQRKFKAKQLTPRILEAHQNVAQLSLTEAQLRFIQAWQSLPDFGISYVTVRFKGSRKDEILGIANNRLIRIDLAVGDVVKTWRFSNMRQWNVNWDIRQVAIEFDEHINVAFSCVSASCRIVHEYIGGYIFLSTRERARGEELDEDLFLQLTGGHEAF; from the exons ATGGCGGGGATGCAGACGGCCTCCGGGGACTACATCGACTCGTCCTGGGAGCTGCGGGTGTTTGTGGGCGAGGAGGACCCCGAGGCCGAGGCCGTCACCCTCCGCGTCACCGGGGAGTCGCACATTGGCGGGGTGCTGCTGAAGATTGTGGAGCAGATCA ATCGCAAGCAGGACTGGTCGGACCACGCGCTCTGGTGGGAGCAGAAGAGACAGTGGCTGCTGCAGACCCACTGGACGCTGGACAAGTACGGGGTCCTGGCCGACGCCCGCCTCTTCTTCGGGCCCCAGCACCGGCCGGTCCTCCTGCGGCTGCCCAACCGGCGCGCCCTGCGCCTCCGCACCAGCTTCTcgcagcccctcttccaggccgtgGCTGCCATCTGCCGCCTGCTCA gtatCCGGCACCCGGAGGAGCTGTCCCTGTTGCGAGCCCCGGAGCgcaaggagaagaagaagaaggagaaggagccgGAGGAGGAGGTGCACGACCTCACCCGGGTCGTCCTGGCCGGCG GGGTGGCGCCCGCGCGGTTCCGGGGGATGCCCGCGCACTTCTCCGACAGCGCGCAGACCGAGGCCTGCTACCACATGCTGAGCCGGCCCCAGCCGCCGCCGGACCCGCTGCTGCTGCAGCGCCTGCCGCGGCCCGGCTCCCTGGCCGACAAGACCCAGCTCCACAGCAG GTGGCTGGACTCCTCGCGATGTCTCATGCAGCAGGGGATCAAGGCCGGGGACACGCTCTGGCTGCGCTTCAAGTACTACAGCTTCTTCGACCTGGACCCCAAG ACAGACCCGGTGCGGCTGACCCAGCTGTACGAGCAGGCCCGCTGGGACCTGCTGCTGGAGGAGATCGACTGTACGGAGGAGGAGATGATGGTGTTCGCGGCTCTGCAG TACCACATCAACAAGCTGTCCCAGAGCGGGGAGGCGGGTGAAGCCAGCGGCGCGGACCCGGGGCTGGATGACCTGGACGCGGCCCTGAGCAACCTGGAGGTGAAGCTGGAGGGGTCAGCGCCCGCGGATGTGCTG GACAGCCTCACGGCCATCCCGGAACTCAAGGACCACCTCCGCATCTTCCG aCCCCGCAAGCTCACGCTGAAGGGCTACCGCCAGCACTGGGTGGTGTTCAAGGAGACCACGCTCTCCTACTACAAGAGCCAGGACGAGGCCCCGGGAGAGCCCGTTCAGCAGCTCAACCTCAAGG gcTGTGAGGTGGTCCCCGATGTCAACGTCTCTGGCCAGAAGTTCTGCATCAAACTCCTGGTGCCCTCACCCGAGGGCATGAGCGAGATCTACCTGCGATGCCAGGAC GAGCAGCAGTATGCCCGCTGGATGGCCGGCTGCCGGCTGGCGTCTAAGGGCCGCACCATGGCGGACAGCAGCTACGCCAGCGAGGTGCAGGCCATTCTGGCCTTCCTCAGCCTGCAGCGTTCGGGCGGCGGGGGCTCCGGCAACCACCCCCAGGGCCCTGACGCCTCGGCTGAGGGCCTCAACCCCTACGGCCTCGTCGCCCCTCGCTTCCAGCGCAAGTTCAAAGCCAAGCAG CTCACCCCGCGGATCCTGGAAGCCCACCAGAACGTGGCCCAGCTCTCGCTGACCGAGGCCCAGCTGCGCTTCATCCAAGCCTGGCAGTCGCTACCCGACTTCGGCATCTCCTACGTCACCGTCAG gttCAAGGGCAGCAGGAAAGACGAGATCCTGGGCATCGCCAACAACCGACTGATCCGAATCGACCTGGCTGTGGGCGACGTGGTGAAGACCTGGCGTTTCAGCAACATGCGCCAGTGGAATGTCAACTGGGACATCCGGCAG gtggcCATCGAGTTTGACGAGCACATCAACGTGGCCTTCAGCTGCGTGTCGGCCAGCTGCCGCATCGTGCACGAGTACATCGGCGGCTACATTTTCCTGTCCACCCGGGAGCGGGCCCGAGGGGAGGAGCTGGACGAGGATCTCTTTCTGCAGCTCACGGGGGGCCACGAGGCCTTTTGA